One segment of Solanum lycopersicum chromosome 1, SLM_r2.1 DNA contains the following:
- the LOC101248229 gene encoding sphinganine C4-monooxygenase 1, with the protein MSIDNDVVRGGLHVSDELLGTILPIVVYWVYSGLYCLLGGMENYRLHTKKDEDEKNLVTKKEVVKGVLLQQVVQSVVATVLFAVTGNDGDSDGNQHGFLVLVRQLFLAMVILDTWQYFMHRYMHQNKFLYKHIHSQHHRLVVPYAFGALYNHPLEGLLLDTIGGALAFLFSGMSPRASIFFFSFATIKTVDDHCGLWLPGNLFHIVFKNNSAYHDIHHQLYGSKYNFSQPFFVTWDRILGTYMPYALVERPEGGYEARPDKDCKDD; encoded by the exons ATGAGTATTGATAATGATGTTGTTAGAGGAGGATTACATGTGTCAGATGAATTATTGGGTACTATTTTGCCAATAGTGGTGTATTGGGTTTATTCAGGATTGTATTGTTTGCTTGGGGGTATGGAGAATTATAGATTACATACTAAGAAAGATGAAGATGAGAAGAATTTGGTTACCAAGAAAGAGGTTGTTAAAGGGGTTCTTCTTCAACAGGTTGTTCAAAGTGTTGTTGCTACTGTTCTCTTCGCG GTCACAGGTAATGATGGCGACTCTGATGGAAATCAACATGGCTTCCTTGTTCTTGTTAGACAGTTGTTTCTTGCCATGGTCATCTTAGATACTTGGCAATACTTTATGCATCGCTACATGCATCAAAACAAGTTCTTATACAAGCATATACATTCTCAGCATCATCGGCTAGTTGTTCCATATGCATTCGGAGCTCTGTACAATCATCCTTTAGAGGGTCTGTTACTTGACACTATCGGTGGAGCTTTAGCTTTCCTTTTCTCAGGCATGTCTCCTCGAGCTTCCATCTTCTTTTTCTCGTTTGCTACCATCAAAACAGTCGATGATCATTGTGGACTATGGCTACCTGGAAACCTCTTCCATATCGTCTTTAAAAACAACTCAGCATACCATGACATTCACCACCAACTTTACGGAAGCAAGTATAACTTTTCACAGCCTTTCTTTGTTACCTGGGATAGGATACTTGGTACGTATATGCCATATGCACTCGTCGAAAGACCAGAAGGGGGTTATGAAGCTAGGCCTGATAAAGATTGCAAGGATGACTGA
- the LOC101247648 gene encoding probable methyltransferase PMT2 codes for MANKSMGDNRTRTSVSIFIVAGLCFFFYLLGSWQRSGVGKGDSIALAVTRSGENCNILPNLNFETRHGGQAGSIDDSGTEVKKFKPCRPRYTDHTPCQDQKRAMHLPRENMIYRERHCPPPEKKLNCLIPAPKGYVAPFPWPKSRDYVPYVNAPYKSLTVEKAIQNWIQYEGNVFRFPGGGTQFPQGADKYIDQLASVIPIQNGTVRTALDTGCGVASWGAYLWKRNVIAMSFAPRDSHEAQVQFALERGVPAVIGVLGTVKMPYPSRAFDMAHCSRCLIPWGAADGILMMEVDRVLRPGGYWVLSGPPINWKTNYKAWQRPMEDLQEEQRKIEEIAKLLCWEKKSEKGETAIWQKRMDADSCRSTQEESEATLCKSTDPDDVWYNKMEACITPSKGNGDDEGLKPFPERLFAVPPRIANGLVSGVPVEAYLEDNRKWKKHVSAYKKINKLIDTGRYRNIMDMNSGLGGFAAALQSPKLWVMNVMPTIAKKNTLGVIYERGLIGIYHDWCEAFSTYPRTYDLIHAHGLFSLYKDKCNFEDILLEMDRILRPEGAVILRDDIDVLIKVKKIIGGIRWDSKLIDHEDGPLVPEKILVAVKQYWTVGDDNSTSTR; via the exons ATGGCAAACAAAAGCATGGGGGACAATAGGACCAGGACTTCTGTGTCAATATTTATTGTAGCTGGTCTctgtttcttcttctatttGCTTGGATCATGGCAGAGAAGTGGCGTCGGGAAGGGAGATAGTATAGCTTTGGCAGTCACCAGGAGTGGTGAGAACTGCAATATCCTACCAAATCTCAATTTTGAGACTCGTCATGGTGGCCAAGCAGGTAGTATTGATGATTCAGGAACGGAAGTCAAAAAATTTAAGCCATGCCGTCCTCGTTACACTGATCATACACCATGTCAAGATCAAAAGCGTGCTATGCACCTCCCAAGGGAAAATATGATCTATCGAGAAAGGCATTGTCCGCCTCCAGAAAAGAAGTTGAATTGCCTTATTCCAGCACCTAAGGGGTATGTCGCCCCATTTCCATGGCCAAAGAGTCGGGATTACGTTCCATATGTGAATGCCCCCTATAAGAGCTTGACAGTCGAGAAGGCCATTCAGAACTGGATTCAGTATGAAGGTAATGTGTTTAGGTTCCCTGGAGGAGGGACACAGTTTCCTCAAGGAGCAGATAAATATATTGATCAGCTTGCTTCTGTAATCCCAATTCAAAATGGAACTGTTCGGACTGCTCTGGACACTGGTTGCGGG GTTGCAAGTTGGGGTGCTTATCTTTGGAAAAGGAATGTCATCGCAATGTCATTTGCTCCACGAGACTCACATGAAGCTCAAGTTCAGTTTGCTCTTGAAAGGGGTGTACCTGCTGTAATTGGCGTCCTAGGAACAGTCAAAATGCCATATCCATCTAGGGCCTTTGATATGGCTCATTGTTCTCGCTGTCTAATCCCATGGGGAGCTGCTG ATGGAATCCTCATGATGGAAGTTGATAGAGTTCTTCGACCTGGTGGCTACTGGGTGCTTTCTGGCCCTCCGATCAATTGGAAGACTAATTACAAGGCCTGGCAACGCCCCATGGAGGACCTTCAGGAAGAACAAAGGAAAATTGAAGAGATTGCCAAACTTCTTTGCTGGGAGAAGAAATCTGAGAAGGGTGAGACTGCTATTTGGCAGAAAAGGATGGATGCCGACTCATGCCGTTCTACGCAAGAAGAGTCTGAAGCTACACTTTGTAAATCGACAGATCCAGATGATGTCTG GTACAACAAAATGGAAGCATGCATAACACCAAGCAAAGGCAATGGTGATGATGAAGGTCTAAAACCATTCCCTGAGAGACTTTTTGCTGTTCCTCCAAGAATTGCTAATGGACTAGTTTCTGGAGTCCCCGTTGAGGCATATCTGGAAGACAACAGGAAATGGAAGAAGCATGTTAGTGCttataagaaaattaacaaactcATAGACACAGGAAGGTACCGTAATATCATGGACATGAATTCTGGACTTGGAGGTTTTGCTGCAGCTCTTCAATCTCCCAAGTTGTGGGTTATGAATGTTATGCCTACGATAGCCAAGAAAAATACCTTGGGAGTCATTTATGAACGTGGGCTTATCGGAATTTATCATGACTG GTGTGAAGCGTTCTCTACATACCCAAGGACTTATGATCTCATTCATGCTCATGGTCTTTTCAGTTTATACAAGGACAA GTGCAACTTTGAAGACATTCTCTTAGAGATGGACCGTATTTTGCGGCCAGAAGGCGCTGTTATTCTGAGAGATGATATAGATGTTCTAATTAAGGTAAAGAAGATAATAGGAGGTATAAGATGGGACTCCAAATTGATAGATCATGAAGACGGTCCCCTTGTTCCCGAAAAAATACTGGTAGCAGTAAAACAATACTGGACTGTGGGGGATGATAATTCCACATCCACACGATAA